DNA sequence from the Coregonus clupeaformis isolate EN_2021a chromosome 13, ASM2061545v1, whole genome shotgun sequence genome:
tgtgacagcatgggcagcgccattgaggctacaacccataggaatccccaccctgTTGACTACTTTGATTACTTTAAAATGCTGGAAGCATGGTGGAAGCCTttaatggtgctgcccatgcgaaaacggccttttggccactagaggcctctgtTATTGTCTATGGGTGGTCTGAAACAGAGGCAGCTCTGTTTGGTGCATCAGCAACATAGGGTTCTGACCATAGACATATAAATTAAAATtcttattctatttctatggttctgACCCTGTACAACCTCAGCTGTTGGAGTAGCAGTGAGGTGGAACAGCCAAAGGCCAATACATGGTTTCTACAGACACTTGGTGGTTGCTTTTCTTCCTACAGGAATGTGTCATGCCAAGCAGGAGTGTGTGACGCAGCAAGTCCCCTGCAGTGCTGTCTACTGGTTGTGGGCATGGCACCTTATCGTTGTGGGGCCTCAGTCCTCAGCCTTACTCTATAACCCGCCTGTCAAACTACGTTTGTCAAACAAAGGTCTGAACAGGAGTGATGGAGCGGGTGGGCGAGCCCGCCCTCTCAGAGGAGGCAGAGCGATTGGTCACATCTCTCTGCAGCTTCTCCACCCTCTTCTGAAGCTCCGCCCGCTTCGCCAGCAGCTCCTTGTAGCGCTGGTGAACAGGCTCCTGGGAATAAGGTACACAAACAATAGTGGTCAACACTAGAACATAACTATGCTATAACAAGCATATGAACTGCCATTTATACTCATAATAACAAGGCAACAGTAACCATGTCAtccacgtggtcctctgtagctcaactggtagagcacggcgcttgaaacgccaaggtagtgggttcgagccccgggaccacccatacacaaaaatgtatgcatgcatgactgtaagtcgctttggataaaagcgtctgctaaatggcatattattattattattattatcccccACAAATGATGCAGCCCCCCCAGGCCAATTGAGATATTGTGTGTGAGTAACACATTTTTGTTAATTACTATAGCTCCcaccttgggccaatcagtgtaattttgtaaatgccggtTCTTTATGGCAATACGCATCATTAACCCAACTTTGGTCGAAAtcgggccagtgctgtctgagatatcgaGTGTGACTAACATACTAACGGACAGAGAGAGATCCATAGACCCCTCCCCGATTTCATTCAGGGAGACAATTATACAAGATAGCATAAATATTACTACTATCACCATTATTATTCCTACTATGAAAGTGAGGTATTTTGCCCAGACCTGTGGCCTCATGCGAGGATTCCAGCGGATGTAGTAGCCCACCCAGAGCTCCAGGTGGCGCATGCTGACCACTGGGAACAGCACATGGTTAGAATAGTTGACATACAGAGGGTTGGTGAACTCCTCTAGCTGGCTGTTGATGTAGGCCCACAGAGAAACTGTCTTCTTAGGCAGCTCCTGCAGAACAATTAGATGTATGAGATGTTGGTTTTAACATTTGCAAATAAAACATATCACTTAGCATATTCCTATTAGCACTGTTTGAACAACCGTGTATGAAATGTCATCCATGAGAGACAGTCAAATAAACAAGTTTAGTTTCAGGTTTTCTGAATTGCACTCCATCCCAGTGGTGTTTAAACCTAACATATAGTCTGCACTCTCACCTCCTTCACCCTTTGCTGTTCACTGTTACACATGAATGTCCCAAACAGGCAGCTGTACAGGTGGTCCAGGATGGTGACCAGGAAGTACTCGTTGAACTCAAAGGCTGCAGGAAACTAGACAACAACAGTTAAATTATAATCCATATACAATCAGGAGAATCCAGAGGGATTATGTACATCAGTAAAACATCCCCTGTGTAATTTGTGTACCTTATTACTAGGGCCTGGAATTTTTTCTGGTCAGGTCACGACTACACATCAACACCCCCAACCAGTGATGTCACTCACCTGTCGGGTAATCTGCCACACACAGTCAATGAACTGCAGGAAGACAGGCGAGCGGTCTGCGTCTGTGTGGTTCTTATCCCCATGACCGATCCtctggaaggagaggggggaagagggagaagaaCAGGAAGTCAAGTGACCGTAATGGCTGAACAAAACACAAGAAACAGGAAGGGTAAAGCTGTGCCATGCACGATGGTTGAcccatgtcaaatcaaatcaaatcaaattttattggtcacatacacatatttagcagatgttattgtgggtgtagcgaaatgcttgtgttcctagctccaacagtgcagttatatctaacaattcacaacaacacacacaaatctaaaagtaaaataatggaattaagaaatatataaatattaggacgagcaatgttggagtggcattgactcaaatacagtagaatagaaaatGAGGAAATGAGTAAGGAAATTAGGAAGCCACCCAGAGTTTCAAACCATTTCAACTTCTCTTACCACATGAGAATGGCCAAAGCatttccaaaatgtaaatgaataatcAAGAGAATGTGTCCCAAGTGTTGTGGCTTGGTATAAGGAACACTACACAGTGAGAGGGAGTAAAGGCTTATTTACCAGCTGGAAGCGGTGGCCAAAGCTCAGCCACTCTTTCTCCAGCAGCACCTGGAAGCCGCGGATGGTGCGGTAGTGTCCGTCCAGCATCATCATGGCCAGGGAGGTGAGCTGGGCCGTACGGTCCCATCCATCACTGCAGTGAACTACCACTGACGTCTTCCCAGACTCCACCTTGTCTGCAATACGCAGCGCCCCAGCCAGGATCAGCTACACAgggcacagacagacaggttcaaCAAATAATCTCAACcatgattttttttctctcccttCTGTCCTCACCTTGATGTGCTCCAGCCAATGAGTGGACTCGAGGTTGGAGAGCCAATGGGACTCCTCGATGTTGGGATAGACCACCTCCTTCAGTTTGCGCAGTGACTCTCTCATTACGTGGATGTTGTGGATATCCAAGAACACCAGCTCTGCATTCTGATATGCATCCTCACTCTCATAGCCACCCCCTTTCATCTGAGGAGAACGCAGAGAATGTAGTCATCTCTTGGAATTGAATATACTCTGAATAGTTTTCATAATTACAGAATGTGAGAGGAGATCAAAATCAAATCCAAATAAAATAACGCTATGGGTTGAGCATTGAACAGTATAGGCATTGGGTGTGGGAAATTCACTTAGACTCAAAATAAAACATGATTATTATTACTAATTACATACCTTGTTGGCGGCAGCATTGACGCTAGGCCTGGCATCGAAGATGAAGAGCTTGTGGGACTGAGCGTTGGCATCCATGATGGCCTGGAGGTACTTCTCATCGTCTTTGCTGCGCTTGCCGTTGACCCCGACCATGGGCTGACTACAGC
Encoded proteins:
- the LOC121579988 gene encoding myotubularin-related protein 2; this encodes MEKRGSIDSLGSKESSSRQPSVDSLSSTSTSRSDRSTHAAKTPYAMSSDNVSTSTEFSPELRGRPKAVAKVLRDSNKEEPQLLPKESVQDMAKDVTYICPYIGALRGTLTVTNYRLFFKCMDREPAFVLDLPLGVVSRVEKIGGASSRGEVSYGLVCKDIRNLRFAHKQMEDSLRKSIFEILMKFAFPVSNGLPTFAFEYGQVYPENGWKVYDAQAEYKRQGLPNESWRITKVNDHYELCDTYPSTLVVPVNIPDEELKRVAAFRAKGRIPVLSWIHPESQATVTRCSQPMVGVNGKRSKDDEKYLQAIMDANAQSHKLFIFDARPSVNAAANKMKGGGYESEDAYQNAELVFLDIHNIHVMRESLRKLKEVVYPNIEESHWLSNLESTHWLEHIKLILAGALRIADKVESGKTSVVVHCSDGWDRTAQLTSLAMMMLDGHYRTIRGFQVLLEKEWLSFGHRFQLRIGHGDKNHTDADRSPVFLQFIDCVWQITRQFPAAFEFNEYFLVTILDHLYSCLFGTFMCNSEQQRVKEELPKKTVSLWAYINSQLEEFTNPLYVNYSNHVLFPVVSMRHLELWVGYYIRWNPRMRPQEPVHQRYKELLAKRAELQKRVEKLQRDVTNRSASSERAGSPTRSITPVQTFV